The Candidatus Neomarinimicrobiota bacterium genome has a window encoding:
- a CDS encoding radical SAM protein: MVKKKALQIIDSLTNAERDYSKIPEFDDSGMLPWFLYNNIEYAVILTSRGCPFHCSYCATRFLNTAFTRRNTEDVIEEIVYINNHYGVKDFVFYDDALLYRKKEHIFQVLNGLNKRGIKVHFHTPNGLFVREIDQETAELMKESGFKTIRLSVETVSEKFLQKSCYKINRNLVKEAIENLKKAGYKNSRIEVYLMVGMPGQKFDDVIESIKFISDLGAVSRLSYYSPIPHTKDWDIILENTSIPLNDDPIYTNNTVYPYYNNDLTWQEIDQLKLIANELNKKAIESEV; the protein is encoded by the coding sequence ATGGTGAAAAAAAAAGCTTTGCAGATAATTGACAGTTTAACGAACGCTGAAAGAGATTATTCAAAAATACCTGAATTTGATGACAGTGGTATGCTGCCATGGTTCTTATATAATAATATTGAATATGCCGTAATCCTAACATCTCGTGGATGCCCTTTCCATTGTTCTTATTGTGCTACTCGATTTCTAAATACTGCATTTACCCGCAGGAATACTGAAGATGTAATTGAGGAGATTGTTTACATAAATAACCATTATGGAGTAAAAGATTTTGTCTTTTACGACGATGCGCTTTTATATAGAAAGAAAGAGCACATATTTCAAGTATTAAATGGATTAAATAAAAGGGGGATAAAGGTTCATTTTCATACTCCAAACGGATTGTTTGTCAGGGAGATTGACCAAGAAACAGCTGAGTTGATGAAAGAAAGTGGATTCAAAACAATAAGATTGAGCGTGGAGACAGTTTCAGAAAAATTTTTACAAAAATCTTGTTATAAGATAAACCGAAATCTTGTTAAAGAGGCTATAGAAAATTTAAAAAAAGCGGGTTACAAAAATTCACGTATTGAGGTTTATTTGATGGTTGGTATGCCGGGGCAAAAATTTGATGACGTAATCGAGAGCATAAAATTTATATCGGATCTCGGTGCAGTTTCTCGCCTATCATACTATTCACCCATTCCACATACTAAGGATTGGGATATTATTCTGGAAAATACATCAATACCGCTCAATGATGACCCAATATACACAAATAACACTGTCTACCCATACTATAATAATGATTTAACCTGGCAAGAAATAGATCAATTAAAACTGATAGCTAACGAATTAAATAAAAAAGCCATTGAGAGTGAGGTATAG
- a CDS encoding DUF4416 family protein has product MAKIKESPFAHPFFAIMYNKVEDFNKTVSKVKSKYGEILAIGDEFKVIDFTDYYVKEFGENLKKRFMILKNAVKIDNYYRTKIWSNELEYNLYDEWISDKRIINLDPGYFTPSKLILYSTKNYSHRMYINDGIYAEVTLIYEHNDYKFLPWTYPDYKWEKNIQFLKTYRNKIVEMSRDKNYSIY; this is encoded by the coding sequence ATGGCAAAAATAAAAGAGTCCCCTTTTGCTCATCCATTTTTCGCAATAATGTATAACAAAGTTGAAGATTTTAATAAAACAGTTTCCAAAGTAAAATCTAAATATGGTGAGATACTTGCGATTGGTGATGAATTCAAAGTCATTGATTTTACTGATTATTATGTAAAAGAATTCGGTGAGAATTTAAAAAAGCGATTTATGATATTAAAAAATGCTGTGAAAATAGATAATTACTATCGAACAAAAATATGGTCAAATGAGCTGGAGTATAACCTGTATGATGAATGGATAAGCGATAAAAGAATAATAAACCTTGATCCGGGCTACTTCACTCCCTCCAAACTCATCCTGTACTCAACTAAAAACTATTCCCATAGGATGTATATCAATGACGGTATATATGCTGAGGTAACACTTATATACGAGCACAATGATTACAAATTTCTACCCTGGACATATCCGGACTATAAATGGGAAAAGAATATTCAATTTTTAAAAACATACAGGAATAAAATAGTCGAGATGTCACGAGATAAAAATTATTCCATATATTAG
- a CDS encoding ABC transporter ATP-binding protein, with amino-acid sequence MNCEIKIKNLNVRLNDRDLPIIKDLSLKIKSGYITTLLGKSGSGKTTLCHAIARLLDKRYKIKGNINFNCNGNFVNLLLLDEKEISRIGGSHISISFQEPSRFLNPVLRCGDHLKDLVDYRNNEWVEFLFDKFGFKNHNEILKKYPYELSGGQAQKFSLILALSRRPKFLIADEPTTGIDYADKKIIGNTFRELVLNENTGIFMVTHDISFAFRYSDYISIIEDGLIIVSGKKEYVLNSTDNLYISKLLSLINPDNVY; translated from the coding sequence GTGAATTGTGAAATAAAGATAAAAAATCTAAATGTTAGATTAAATGATAGAGATTTACCAATTATTAAAGATTTATCACTAAAAATAAAATCTGGATATATTACAACTTTGCTTGGGAAAAGTGGAAGCGGAAAAACAACCCTTTGCCATGCAATAGCGAGATTACTTGATAAAAGATATAAGATTAAAGGGAATATAAATTTTAATTGCAATGGGAATTTTGTTAATTTGCTATTGCTTGATGAAAAAGAGATTTCCAGAATAGGGGGCAGTCATATTTCTATATCCTTTCAGGAACCTTCGAGATTTTTAAATCCAGTTCTAAGATGTGGGGACCATTTAAAAGATCTTGTTGATTATAGAAATAACGAATGGGTAGAATTTTTATTTGACAAATTCGGTTTTAAAAACCACAATGAAATTCTTAAAAAATATCCTTATGAATTATCTGGAGGTCAGGCACAAAAGTTTTCGCTCATACTTGCTCTTTCGAGAAGGCCTAAGTTTCTTATTGCTGATGAACCAACAACCGGGATTGATTATGCAGATAAAAAAATAATTGGAAATACATTTCGAGAACTTGTGCTGAATGAAAATACAGGGATATTCATGGTAACACATGATATAAGTTTTGCTTTTAGATATTCAGATTATATTTCGATTATTGAGGATGGACTGATTATAGTATCAGGTAAAAAGGAATATGTTTTAAATAGCACAGATAATCTTTATATATCCAAGCTGTTATCTTTAATTAATCCGGATAATGTTTACTAA
- a CDS encoding ABC transporter ATP-binding protein, producing the protein MDSFKDSLLRVNNLSAYYPRRGRIFRREFFQAINNISFELSSGECLAIFGKLAAGKSTIMKIILGHIRPLSGDVFFKGYNLFQIRGKKRISLMRKIQPIFQDPFQSLHPTRKIGKQLLDAYKNNMDKDFHNILIKLSIKKDYLDKCPYQLSGGQLQRVCIARALLSEPDVLILDEPFTAQDHFTKIELIRLLNGIRIDYNLSYLLITHDIFTIIAMANRVIQIEDGAIKKHYSIDEFKKDFGSEL; encoded by the coding sequence GTGGATTCATTCAAAGATAGCTTGTTGAGGGTAAATAATTTATCAGCATATTATCCGAGAAGAGGTCGAATCTTTCGAAGGGAATTTTTTCAGGCTATTAATAATATTTCCTTTGAGCTATCCTCTGGAGAATGCCTTGCAATCTTTGGTAAGCTTGCTGCCGGAAAATCGACTATAATGAAAATAATACTTGGTCATATAAGACCGTTATCGGGTGATGTTTTTTTTAAGGGTTACAATCTTTTTCAAATCAGGGGCAAAAAACGTATCTCGCTAATGAGGAAAATACAACCAATTTTTCAGGACCCTTTTCAGTCTCTACATCCTACAAGGAAAATAGGTAAACAGCTTCTTGATGCATACAAAAATAATATGGATAAAGATTTTCATAATATATTAATCAAACTCTCTATCAAAAAAGATTACCTTGATAAATGTCCCTATCAACTCAGTGGCGGGCAGCTTCAGAGAGTTTGTATTGCAAGGGCTCTCTTATCTGAACCAGATGTGTTGATTCTTGATGAGCCATTTACTGCACAGGACCATTTCACAAAGATAGAACTGATAAGACTATTGAATGGTATCAGGATAGACTACAATCTTAGTTACCTTCTAATAACTCATGATATATTTACAATAATAGCAATGGCGAATAGGGTTATTCAAATTGAAGATGGTGCTATTAAAAAGCATTACTCTATTGATGAATTTAAGAAGGATTTTGGCAGTGAATTGTGA
- a CDS encoding ABC transporter permease: MSNNFSRLKIQISILTIILVFVFIFPYFYEKSPYTQNLSETLSTPSKTHPLGTDIYGRDLLARLARATGNTLKVAALAAFMSVFLGTTFGLLSGFTSKMFDEIIMRIVDMLLGFPKLVIILLLSSIFWGKVYIVFLFISFFSWVDTARVIRSEVKIIKEKLFYKAVLSLGLNRIKILMNYIFPLIRGKILVSFTLNLATFILVEVSLSFLGLGFQSPEASLGTLLRQTLIDPVNTFWITIFTGITILLINISLSQISDNLEEEIGGFIQR, from the coding sequence ATGAGTAATAATTTCTCCAGGCTAAAGATCCAAATATCTATTTTAACTATAATTTTAGTTTTTGTTTTTATATTTCCTTATTTTTATGAAAAGAGTCCATACACACAGAATTTATCTGAAACCTTATCTACTCCATCAAAAACACATCCTCTTGGAACTGATATTTATGGACGTGATTTACTAGCGAGATTGGCAAGAGCAACAGGTAATACGCTAAAAGTTGCAGCTCTTGCTGCGTTCATGTCTGTTTTTCTGGGAACAACTTTTGGCTTACTTTCTGGTTTTACATCTAAAATGTTTGATGAGATAATAATGCGAATTGTAGATATGCTTCTTGGTTTCCCAAAATTAGTTATAATTTTATTATTATCGAGTATTTTTTGGGGTAAGGTCTATATAGTCTTTCTGTTTATAAGTTTTTTTTCGTGGGTGGATACGGCTCGAGTTATAAGGAGCGAAGTTAAGATTATTAAAGAGAAACTATTTTATAAAGCTGTTCTTTCGCTTGGACTGAATAGGATTAAGATATTGATGAACTATATTTTTCCATTAATCAGGGGTAAGATATTGGTTTCTTTCACACTTAATCTGGCAACATTTATCCTTGTCGAGGTCAGTTTAAGTTTTCTTGGACTTGGGTTTCAATCACCTGAGGCAAGTCTTGGAACGTTATTAAGGCAAACTCTTATTGATCCTGTTAATACATTCTGGATTACTATTTTTACAGGTATAACTATTTTGCTAATTAATATTTCCCTTTCTCAAATTTCTGATAATCTTGAGGAGGAAATTGGTGGATTCATTCAAAGATAG
- a CDS encoding ABC transporter permease, which produces MVAYFLRRLLISIIIFFSGITVVFFIIHIIPGDPVSNYVNPYLPEEVKQHLVETFGLNKPLIIQYFNWILNLFKLDFGYSLVYSKPVILLIKNALLPTIFITTSGLVFGTVIGCILGVFSAVRKNTIFDKLSNIFVIVFYSLPSFWTGVLLSLIFSYTLGLFPSSQLKSLYHDQLNVLERTMDYLYHATLPILSLGLSIMAVFAKYTRESMIKSLSSSFVVGALGRGINRKRILFKYCFKNALIPIINLIGTATPFIIGGAVTVEVVFSLPGMGRLLVSSALSRDYPVIMAITTIVFMAVIMINFFIDIILYKIDPRVGLNE; this is translated from the coding sequence ATGGTCGCCTATTTTCTTCGGCGACTCCTTATTTCCATAATAATATTTTTCTCGGGAATAACAGTTGTATTTTTTATAATACACATTATTCCGGGTGATCCCGTTTCCAATTATGTGAATCCATATTTACCGGAAGAAGTGAAACAACATTTAGTTGAGACATTTGGATTGAATAAACCCTTAATTATACAATATTTCAACTGGATCTTAAATCTGTTTAAGTTAGATTTTGGGTACTCACTTGTTTATTCTAAGCCTGTTATTTTACTGATTAAAAATGCTTTACTCCCGACAATTTTTATCACTACATCAGGACTAGTTTTTGGTACTGTTATTGGGTGTATACTAGGAGTCTTTAGTGCAGTTAGAAAAAATACTATTTTTGATAAACTATCTAACATATTCGTTATAGTTTTTTATAGTCTTCCTTCATTCTGGACCGGGGTACTATTATCATTAATATTTTCATATACATTAGGATTATTTCCATCATCACAGTTAAAAAGCCTTTATCATGACCAATTGAACGTATTAGAGAGAACTATGGATTACTTATATCATGCTACCTTACCCATTTTGTCACTTGGACTCTCCATCATGGCAGTTTTTGCAAAATACACTCGCGAATCGATGATCAAATCGCTTTCTTCATCATTTGTAGTAGGTGCCCTTGGAAGAGGTATAAACAGAAAGAGAATACTTTTTAAATATTGTTTTAAAAATGCTTTGATTCCAATTATTAATTTAATTGGCACTGCTACTCCATTTATTATAGGCGGTGCTGTTACAGTTGAGGTGGTTTTTTCCCTGCCTGGCATGGGTAGATTACTGGTCTCCTCAGCTTTGTCGAGAGATTATCCAGTAATTATGGCTATAACAACAATCGTTTTCATGGCTGTGATTATGATTAACTTTTTTATTGATATTATTTTGTACAAAATAGATCCAAGAGTAGGTTTGAATGAGTAA
- a CDS encoding response regulator, translated as MEYLESVADKYKFIFDKTFDQIALVDMDLYIVEANRSATVVFGMGLSIQGKKCYEIFHRRESPCVDCPLFASYETGKVVSITFYDEKIGEHFEERTYPITDDNGLLVGFIIVTRNVTTTLEIENKSYLAKKLIALGQISSGVAHDFNNVLTGVLGRIQLLKRTVKDKNLLKQINMIEKSALDGASKVAKIQEFSRTRKSKEFKTINLKELVTDVIEMTRPKWKELADKKGMIIEPVIEMSDEIHVIGDESDLRNAFTNIIFNAVDAMPEGGIIEIRAEDFNNIVKIYIRDTGVGMSDEVKEKIFDPFFTTKGHAGTGLGMSEVYGIIRSHNGMIEIESEVGKGTTIILTLPTGKKTEREKIVKEEKVETIPLNVMAIDDEEYILEVIRDILLEFGHNVATFQNPKEAIEEFKNEQYDVVLTDLGMPVMSGFDVARKIKSINKNTTVILLTGWNIKEEDDKKVTDYADYVLRKPFSIDNLVSVISESSRKVVQRIREKSEKKSKNKSASTTDNHTG; from the coding sequence ATGGAGTATCTGGAAAGTGTAGCAGATAAATATAAATTTATCTTTGATAAGACTTTTGATCAGATAGCTCTTGTGGATATGGATTTATACATTGTTGAGGCAAATAGGTCCGCTACAGTTGTTTTTGGTATGGGATTATCAATCCAGGGTAAAAAGTGCTATGAGATTTTTCATCGTCGTGAAAGTCCGTGTGTTGATTGTCCTTTGTTTGCTTCTTATGAAACTGGCAAGGTGGTTTCTATAACTTTTTATGATGAAAAGATAGGCGAGCATTTTGAGGAAAGAACGTACCCAATTACTGATGATAATGGATTACTTGTTGGTTTCATTATTGTTACAAGAAATGTCACTACAACATTAGAAATAGAAAATAAATCATATCTTGCCAAAAAACTCATTGCCCTCGGTCAGATAAGCTCTGGTGTTGCCCACGATTTTAACAATGTATTGACTGGAGTCCTTGGAAGGATACAGTTATTGAAAAGAACTGTTAAAGACAAGAATCTGTTAAAACAAATTAATATGATTGAAAAATCAGCTCTCGATGGGGCATCAAAAGTGGCAAAAATTCAGGAATTCTCCAGAACAAGGAAGTCAAAAGAATTCAAAACAATTAATTTAAAAGAACTGGTAACTGATGTAATAGAGATGACTCGACCGAAATGGAAGGAGCTGGCAGATAAAAAAGGAATGATAATTGAGCCAGTAATTGAGATGAGTGATGAAATACATGTAATCGGTGATGAATCAGACCTCAGGAACGCCTTTACAAATATTATTTTCAATGCAGTTGATGCGATGCCAGAGGGGGGTATTATTGAGATAAGGGCAGAAGATTTTAACAATATTGTTAAGATTTATATTAGAGATACAGGTGTGGGGATGTCCGATGAAGTCAAGGAAAAGATTTTTGATCCTTTCTTTACCACAAAAGGACATGCGGGTACTGGACTTGGCATGAGCGAGGTATATGGTATTATAAGAAGTCATAACGGAATGATCGAAATAGAAAGTGAGGTTGGTAAAGGCACTACCATAATTTTAACACTTCCGACTGGAAAGAAAACTGAAAGGGAAAAAATAGTAAAAGAAGAAAAGGTAGAGACCATCCCCCTGAACGTAATGGCAATTGATGACGAAGAATATATTCTTGAGGTTATTAGGGATATATTGCTGGAATTTGGACACAATGTCGCTACTTTTCAAAATCCAAAGGAGGCAATCGAAGAGTTTAAAAATGAGCAGTATGACGTAGTCCTGACGGATCTTGGGATGCCTGTAATGTCAGGCTTTGATGTCGCAAGAAAAATAAAATCAATCAATAAAAATACCACTGTCATTTTATTAACTGGATGGAATATTAAGGAAGAAGATGATAAAAAAGTTACTGATTATGCCGATTATGTATTGAGAAAACCATTTTCAATCGATAATTTAGTATCTGTGATTAGTGAATCGTCAAGGAAGGTGGTTCAGAGGATAAGAGAAAAGAGTGAAAAAAAATCTAAAAATAAGTCTGCTTCTACTACTGATAATCACACTGGTTAG
- a CDS encoding tetratricopeptide repeat protein, with the protein MKEEYISAVEEVIERELGEEFLNIIYSLREEREKFLNNVWNSDLFDKSELITSVRRSIDFDLIYYNILNKVEVPKLAKILLEIGDISLMHSEYKNSILLYELLLEKYKSHFEEKEIADIFNKCGQAYFWVNDLEKSLSYFKNALKICRKIDDRLGIVRQVNAQAIVNIEMGKIYEGERLAQEALMLLKDLNKDDERYIRSYAGIMTNLGNVNVIRGYWDEALNYYNESKKLISSLSDVHLTKGLLYYNLALVHLKNQDYKIVAELLGESISIAGKIKNKLLKALALSLKAEMLVNLGKLSEATALVMTSFAIYSQINNRPHIADVYRIMGIIKREEGDYEMSLSFLNTAENINMEYEKYYDLAETYVEFAKLYKKMGDEENKEKYKELAIKNYKEIFADKRIEELNKLL; encoded by the coding sequence ATGAAAGAAGAATACATATCGGCAGTAGAAGAAGTAATTGAACGAGAGTTAGGGGAAGAATTCCTTAATATTATATATTCACTTCGTGAAGAGAGGGAGAAATTTTTAAATAATGTGTGGAATAGTGACCTATTTGATAAAAGTGAACTGATAACTTCTGTAAGACGTTCTATTGACTTTGATTTGATATACTATAATATTCTGAACAAAGTTGAAGTTCCAAAGCTCGCTAAGATACTTTTGGAAATAGGCGATATATCTCTGATGCATTCTGAGTATAAAAACTCTATATTACTATATGAGCTACTGTTGGAAAAATATAAATCCCACTTTGAAGAAAAGGAAATTGCTGATATATTTAATAAATGTGGTCAAGCATATTTTTGGGTAAATGATTTAGAAAAATCGCTAAGCTATTTTAAAAATGCTCTTAAAATATGCAGAAAAATTGATGATAGATTAGGCATAGTAAGACAAGTGAATGCTCAGGCAATTGTTAATATAGAAATGGGTAAAATATATGAAGGTGAAAGGTTAGCTCAGGAAGCGTTAATGTTACTGAAGGATCTTAATAAAGATGATGAAAGGTATATAAGATCATATGCTGGTATAATGACAAATTTAGGCAATGTAAATGTTATACGTGGATATTGGGATGAAGCATTAAATTATTATAATGAATCTAAAAAACTAATTAGTAGTTTATCTGATGTCCATCTTACAAAAGGATTGCTATACTACAATCTCGCTTTAGTTCATCTGAAAAATCAGGATTATAAAATTGTAGCAGAGTTACTTGGCGAATCAATATCGATAGCAGGTAAAATTAAAAACAAATTACTAAAAGCTCTTGCTTTATCCTTAAAAGCTGAAATGCTTGTAAATCTCGGTAAACTTAGCGAGGCTACTGCATTGGTTATGACTTCCTTCGCTATTTATAGCCAGATCAATAATAGACCTCATATTGCGGATGTCTACAGGATAATGGGGATAATAAAAAGGGAGGAAGGGGACTATGAGATGTCCCTCTCCTTCCTGAATACTGCTGAAAATATAAATATGGAATACGAAAAATATTATGATCTTGCAGAAACTTACGTCGAGTTTGCAAAATTATACAAAAAAATGGGTGATGAGGAAAATAAAGAGAAGTATAAAGAGCTTGCAATAAAAAATTACAAGGAAATATTTGCCGACAAGAGAATTGAAGAATTAAATAAACTCCTATAA
- a CDS encoding TetR/AcrR family transcriptional regulator, with translation MNRNILDAGKKDQILKVAQDLFAKFGLSKTTIEDIAKSMRMAKASIYYYFKNKEAIYEEVIKKEGEEVKREITKAVDKATTAKEKLRTYILSRINVFKKMANYYTVFKEEYLNNYRFVVEARDRYTDFELNLIKNILKFGIENGEFEIENPDLTAEAILVAMKGFEYHWTFDIPDDQIEHNLDILLNVLYKGIEKR, from the coding sequence ATGAATAGAAATATTTTAGATGCAGGTAAAAAGGATCAGATCTTAAAGGTAGCACAAGACCTCTTCGCTAAATTTGGCCTATCCAAAACTACAATTGAAGATATAGCTAAAAGTATGAGAATGGCTAAGGCAAGTATATACTACTACTTCAAAAATAAAGAAGCTATTTATGAGGAGGTAATAAAAAAAGAGGGAGAGGAAGTTAAAAGAGAAATAACCAAAGCTGTTGATAAAGCTACTACAGCAAAAGAAAAGCTTAGAACTTATATATTATCAAGAATAAACGTTTTTAAAAAAATGGCGAACTATTATACGGTATTCAAAGAGGAGTATCTAAATAATTATCGTTTTGTAGTAGAAGCTCGAGATAGATACACCGATTTTGAATTAAACCTCATTAAAAACATCTTAAAATTTGGTATTGAAAACGGGGAATTTGAAATAGAGAATCCCGACCTGACAGCCGAGGCGATACTAGTTGCTATGAAAGGATTTGAATATCACTGGACTTTTGATATCCCTGACGATCAAATTGAACACAATCTGGACATTCTATTAAATGTTCTTTATAAGGGAATTGAAAAAAGGTAA